CACACGAGGCGGGCAACCTTGGTCTTTGCAGGAATATTCACTGACAACTTGCGAAAACATCGTCATCGTGTTACGATCACGATTTCTCATACAGATCACGAGTTATATCTTCCCAGAATAGCAGCAAACAACaacgaattattaaaatattatcacaGGAGACAATCGCGACAGTAATGTCTAATAGCATAATGTGAGCGACAATTTTCTATAatcttttcgtatttttcgttaaatctGTGTAATACAAAATCACCAGGCTCGCACAAGTACAATTTCTTACTTTTTACTTACTTTACGTACCCTATTTAGACCGTTGCACGGaaattttaatgcaattcGGAACATCTTTCGGGTGGCCGGTTAGGCAGCCAAAGGAAAAAGGGAACGACGGTACAAAACAGCTGGTTACCGACGGAActagaggaaaagaagaatgtTGCGTATTCTTAGTACCGCTATTCGAGGTGCGTGATAAGTATTTCCTTATGAGTTCACTGATACTGCCCTCATCTACATCGAACGATAATTCGGTGGCTTCATTTTAAACTATTATTCGTTGAAATTCGATAGCTCGTTGTGCGATAATCATTGCAAGCTCATGcattataggttatgtttGATTAGATCAATCAACCATTTTGATTCTCTGACAAACGGAACACGGTGGAATTGAAAACGAGCGCGGTTATAAAACTGATACGTATATGTCTACCAAACATGTCttgttttacaatttaaattaattttatcatgaAATCCTGTGTCTTGATTATTGTTCATGTAATTAATCTTTATCTTATATCGATATTTCAGATATTGTTTTGCGAGCCAGTGTTGTCAATGTGACAAGTTCTTTGATCCCTAAACAATGCCCTGTTACACAATGTATTCAACATAGGTTCTTTGGTGCGTTTTCttctacaataaataaatgcaaCGATGTTGGCAACACTAAACAAAAGCCAATATTTGGGTATGtacacttatatatatatatatatatgtgtgtgtgtgtgttacATAACATTAATCTGATATCAGTCATTGTCAGTCGTGTAATTAAACTTAACAGCAAGATACAAGTTGACAGTGTTGTACCTCCAACGGTAGTAACTACAACAACTCCTGCAAGAACacttacaaaatattctaGGAGGAAAGGTAAAAGAAAATCTGTGAAAGCTGTGCTTGATAGATTCTACAGATtaaattggtaaaatttcaatatgatCTAATATTGTAATACTTACTCTTTAGTATACTACGCAATACATGTTTACTTAATTATAGGGGCATATGGATCAGAACTTTTGCTGGACGTCATAGAAAGTTGTGGAAAAAGTctgagagaaaaaaatatagactGAGACAGCATGTTTTTTGTAATGCAACGCAATCTACTATGTTAGACAAAATGGTAACAAGCTATTGGAAAAGACCGCACTATTATGTAGATGATCCTTATAACCCATATCACAAACGTGAAGAGTTTCCTTTCACAAGAACCAAACCAAGACCACTCTAGATAATACAGTTTGTATAAACATTGCTGAAAAGACCtatatttggaaataaaaattttgtttccgtGTATGTAATTtccttgaaaaatttaatcatttaagaaattaatagaaatttaagaattattccAGTTATATTATGTAATCATTCAATCTCAAGTGATATTACGTAAACTGAATAAACCTCgattataaaagtttcaagaaGCATAACTTAAGTAAATAATGGTTAAAATCTTAACAGGTTGACTATCATAATGGTCACCAGTGACCGCGCTTATCATGACATCCTGATGATCACTGGCGGATCagcgttaaatattttagagtAGTTAAAATAGGATGAATATCATTgactaaaataattttttaataacgtaaATAATTAAGTAACATTGTTACTCAAATAAAAGttgtattatgttattatattgtagCTCTTAGGACAGggcatatatacataaactCATGTATGGTGAACACGTTAATAATTCGTGGCCTATTGAATCAAAATCAGAATCAAATCGATCTTCGGTTAATTTTGAAAGTGAATCACATTTTATCGGGACCACGTGGTTTCCCCGTGCTATAACTCGACAACGCTAGAGTGGCGCAATGTGTTCAGTTGCAGTTCGTCTTTCGCGGCGAGTACTCTGTATTTGTTTTTGTTCTCTGGTGATatcctcgtttttctttccacGTCTAGGATCAATTCACAACGTTGCGTTTTTATCGAGCCGATAAGGATTTTTATCGGCAAGTAAAATGCCTTTCCGTTGTAAATTGCGTTTGATTAGCAGATTCTGCTTGGCCTTTAAAAACTCGTGTACCGAGAAAAGCAATTCTCATTTCGCTGCTAGCATAACCAACAGGAACTTCTCTATCAGTGGCACGGTCAACATGAGGTGAGTCGAAACATCTAACTACAACtttaatcgaatttttaatctggtaataatctaaaatagcttcttttgttctcttttttctttttttgtataaaacaaTTGTTTTATTACAATTGTTTTACATTTGGAGCAATACTCTGAAGCGATGGAATTTGGCGCAATGTTTTTTATCGGCCTATGCTTTACATGTTTTCTGTTTACTCTTTCAGACGCGTCTAGTTTTAAGCGAATTGATTCGCCCATTCAAAAATGGCTCGCGGTGTTAATAGACACTGTTACGTATTTACTTCGAGATAATATGGTTTACTTTGATTCGATGACTTGTTCAATAGGGACAAGCTTGccaaaatataaaacacgAATGTATATACAACTGATGTGTTTTAAGTGTTTTGGATACTATTTAGATAATAATGTattagataatatataaatatgtatatataaatatgtatatatatatatatatatatagtatcgATTTCTAAATCAATAGGGCCGTTTACCGGTTAATCGTGTAGAGTCAATTCATTGAAAAACACGATAGTTTATTTGATTCAAACACCTGAATACATTCGATTAGATGTATAATTATGTCATCGGCACTGGACAGATCTGAATTTATACGTCCGCAAGGCTCCTTCCACCCTGAACTTAGTCGCGTGTACATATACACATGCCAAGGAGGGATTCGATACGTTTGCGTAAATCGACATCATTTTAACACGCTGTTAAACTACTTATACTGCAGAGATCTCGGAAAGAAATCTCGCGAGATAGTACAGGAGCTAGGATACTGCTCTCTATCGCTCGCCATCACGCCATActattattttgtttgtatATGACACTTTTGGTCAATACGCGtgcttaactttaagattctgttgaatttatgaaaaacaATCAATCAGGCCCGCATTCCTTCCAGACGAATTCTTTCCATCTTCGTATTGTACATGAAACACCAATGATCCACGCGGAACCTTTTGTTCGAGTCGTATGATATTTTAGTTATAAAAAGAAACCAGATTGTGAAGTACTTACTGATATCACCTGTCGGTACACAATTATGGCGTCTGTTTGTACCTCGTCGGTATATGCACATCacaaattcttgaaatttgcCCGACTCTACGTTGTATCGTGAACAATAATGCCAGAGTACGCAGTTACTTATTGCGATTGCAATAAAACAAAGTGAAACATGTTCTGTTTTAAAATACAGTTGAAAATAAGCGTATAATATATggaattatacaataattaattctacTACATTCTTTTAGCTATTTCTCGTCCAATCGTGTTTTCTAGCGTTAAAAAATTCgtaattaatacatattttattacaattttatgttaaaatcttttttaaatacaagaaCGATATTTGCTGGAATTGTTTACTGGAAATAAAATGAGATACTGTTCGTTTCTAACTATctgttgaaaataaaatgagatGTTGTTCGTTTTTAATCAATGTTGAACGAGTCGTATGATATTTTAGTTATAAAAAGAAACCAGATTGTGAAGTACTTACTGATATCATCTGTCGGTACACAATTGTGGCGTCTGTTTGTACCTCGTCGGTATATGCACATCACAAATTCTTGATATTTGCCCAACTCTACGTTGTATCATGAACAATAATGTCCGAGTACGCAGTTACTTATTGCGATTGCAATAAAAGAAAGTGAAACATGTTctgttttaaaatacaattgaAAATGAGCGTATAATATATggaattatacaataattaattctacTACGATTTTGAGCTATTTCTCGCCCAATCGTGTTTTCTAGCGTTAACAAATTCgtaattaatacatattttattacaaattttatgttaaaatcttttttaaatacaagaaCGATATTTTCTGGAATTGTTtactgaaaataaaatgagatACTGTTCGTTTCTAACTATctgttgaaaataaaatgagatgttgttcgtttttaattaatgttgAACGAGTCGTATGATATTTTAGTTATAAAAAGAAACCAGATTGTGAAGTACTTACTGATATCATCTGTCGGTACACAATTGTGGCGTCTGTTTGTACCTCGTCGGTATATGCACATCACAAATTCTTGATATTTGCCCGACTCTATGTTGTATCGTGAACAATAATGTCAGAGTACGCAGTTACTTATTGCGATTGCAATAAAAGAAAGTGAAACATGTTctgttttaaaatacaattgaAAATGAGCGTATAATATATggaattatacaataattaattctacTAGGATTTTGACCTATTTCTCGCCCAATCGTGTTTTCTAGCGTTAACACATTCgtaattaatacatattttattacaaattttatgttaaaatcttttttaaatacaggAGCGATATTTTCTGGAATTGTTTACTAGAAATAAAATGAGATATTGTTCGTTTCTAACTATCtgctgaaaataaaataaaatgttgttcgtttttaattaatgttgAACGAATTTAAGATTCACATTcagaaattgattaatttgtTATCGTCTTATCGTCTTATCGTCGTTTATTGATAACATTTTTgttgaacaaatatttatcaataacTTTTACGCATAGATTTAGTCGAGTTGCattcaaaaagaaatatgtttgATTGAGAGCTGTATTTACCTCATTGAAGGATTCAgttaatattcttatttaatcAACCTCTTCAAATAATCCGATAATCGATTTTCGTTGCTCAGCTTTCCAAGATCGACACAAAAATCGTGCtgtttatatgttataaaatattacctcaatattattgtttttCATTGTGAGATCAAACAAAAACATTTCCACACTTAGAAGGATTCTAAAGAAAGAGAAGGTAATGGCATTTGTCCTaggaaaattgataaattagtTAATTTTATGGATATGAATTACTTCTATTTATTAGAAGTTAAGTGCAATCGTTCAGATAAGTTTATTACTTAGATAAGTTTATTTGGATATTTGCCTTTTTGgctgattattaattaatggatttattattttcattgattAGATTCTTTGATTAAATTCTTTGATTATTCTTTAGTGGACATTATTTGGATCATAAATAAATCCAttattatacacatatttattcTTCATCTTCCATAGGTTTGTGCAATTCACCGGCAAAGATGGTGGACCTCAGCATCTGGGGGTGCAACTTGTCCAAGGGGGTGACATAATCGCCGTTTCCGCTGTGGACTCGCGAATTCCTAACACAATGAAAAAGTTTTTGGAAGGTGGCGACGACATGTTGAAAAAAGCCAAAAGGTAGGTGTGGAACGATTCAAAATAATCAAGAGgccataataataaattgagcCGTTTTTACGAACTATCACGCTGTACAAATGATGTAAGTATatcgaaaaggaagaaaaacagATATCATGTTGAGGGACACGTGATAATTTACACATAAACAAGTCGCAGCTGGCTTAGAAGAAGAGATTATGATGGATCTTCGGTGGGATAACTGAACTTTTTGTGTGTATGTTACAcgaagattaattaaaagtttctaagacatggtaaaaaaaaaaaaaaagaaaaaaagggtgAACGTATGGTTAttagttaaaaaatatctgaaataaTTTCCAGAATATCCAGAATTAAGTTAAAAGTTGTTGAAAAATTACGAggtataaagaaagaaaagaagaaaagaatatgtACTCGTATATACTTCAATGTGTACTTCAATAACTACATTTGACAATGAGATTCTTATTACGATATTCCGTTCGATTTCATAGTTGATCATTTTGTTCCCAGGGAAGACGAAGTGAACCTGTTGACCATGGTAGAAAGGTTTGTGCCATTGAAAGAATTCAGTGTGAAAAAGATTCTTTGCGCATCATTTAAGCCCCTCTAAATTAAGCTTCTGTAAGATACCATTAATCCATAGTGTCTGTCTTTTTCTCTGCGTTTATGTAAACAATTCCCCATTGTTCGTACTTGTATATAATTCACATATCATACttatttattctttacttatattttacaaatgtaaCTATAATTCTACACATGATATTTCagaaacatatttatacgtagaTTACAATTTTGTATTCTACAGATGaatatgtttgaaaatttcaaatacattCTGTATTCTGTCTTCagagaaatcaatttttattactttagaAGTAAATgccttattttttaaatatatacgtagaatgcttttttaaatacttatgTATGTCAAATTTAATGGTTTCAACATGTACATGGAATACTTCTTTTAATACGTACGGATGTTCCCGGGACAGCCTTTTATACACCTGATGTATTGCagatatgaaacattttttacatgTGGATTGCATACTATAAGGAggatatatttttgataaacaACAAAAAGACTAACCCAAATTCAATAATACATCGATGATATTCGCTTTTAATTGAGTTATAACGGACAGTTTTTGCTGCCTTCGCGTATGTACTCATGCACGTTTAACGGTGCCTTTTAAGCTCGTCTAACTCTCGTTTATAAACATAAGATAAACGGCCAGTGGTCGGCAACTAAACTGACACATATGCTACCACAGACGCATATCTATAGACAGAAATACACTGTAGTGGTATTGGTAGTTTTTAGCGAATATCTTAAAAGATAAGCGAGTTTACTCACTCTttatatgtataggaaaaagttattgaaaatatcgatttctacAATGTATCcaaaaaatcattgaaatcgGACGATAGGCAGTGTTTCTATAGTCTCACGTAGTTTTCTTGTAGGAGGATGCGTAGAGAACATACGGAGGTTGTTTCTTTAAACTGAACTATATATCTctgtttttacatatatatggaTTCCTCGGAACGTTCCAAGTCGAAAAGTGTTAAGgtacgatattaaaaaaattaacaatccgcgagatattttaaattaaaattcttcgtCCACTGTTATCGGCAAGATATAAAAAACGTTGAAGATCTGTTCCCCGAAATTTTTATTGCTGTGCTGAATATGCAGTAttgaatagtatataattttgtaatccgttgtttagtttttattactttttaaaataagctttttgtaattttttccaTTGCCATTTAATTCCGTACAgcatgtatgtacgtatgtatgtagatATGATTGATTATCAAGTATCTAATTTCACCGAATTACATCgctaatttttattgtaaaatgttGCTCTATTTTCATCAATAAACTGTATCATCATAAACATCTATAAATAAACTTCAAACAATGCTACAAAATTTAGATAAACTGAAATTTGGATTCTCGACGTTATAATTAAACTTCTGTTATTATCGTCAATTCTGTATATAAATGAAGTCGCTGCTAGGCATGTATAgccataaaaattataaaatttcgaatagTTTGTGATCTTCTGTGATTATCCGTGATCTTACGTGATTATACTACGCCTGTGTCTCTTTagcttttcttttattaagcAAAATTGATATTCACGAAGTCGCGGAGTCTGAAAATTAGGGtcgttttttcaaagaaatgctAGTTGATGTGTGACATCTTCATGGATCTTaatctttcataaaatttgttattcttAAATTATCGTATAGTTTATTCTGTATGCATTTGAATTGtgaaattcaatgaaattcaatgaaatggaactcattgaaaaagaaagactGACTACCCTCCGATGTCCATGATTTTTGGGGATATGTTGTAAAACTCAATTTTCTCCTATAACTGGCGGTCTCGCTTAATCTCCGAGATATTCGCAAAAAAACTGCCGGTACTAGCACATTCAATTCTGATTATAGTTTTTGTGCGTCTGTGGCAATGTTACTATTGGTTGTCGACCGAATAAAACGACATCCACACTAAACCTATATAAACTATAAACAAAAGATAAGAATTACGTTCGGGTTACATGTTATTTTGTCTGGCGGCTGGTAATCAATACCGGCATATCGCTGCCATAGGCACAAAACTATGGACAGAGTTCACTGTAATGGTACGGACAGGTTTTTGCGAATATCTCGAGAGATATGAGATGAAATCGCCGGCGATATGCATAAAAAGGGTTGTTCAAAACGTTGATTTCTACAAcatagttaaatatatatttaaatcagTGAGGACGTAACACATTAATATGTTCACCAATCGAGGAATagttggaaaataattatgcGTATCATTGCGCTCTGTGAAGTAACAAGGTATAATAATTAAGGACGATAACAGTATATTGTGCGAATGCTGCTAATCTTCTCCTACAATTAGCGAGGATCAATCTTCATTTGTTTATATTCCACATTCGTTTTATCTCATTGCTGAGCCTGCCTATTGTCCCTTTCTATCACAAGGCAGACGACACAAGAAAGCGCTATCTTATCCACTGATTGATCTTGCAACACTTGATACTTATTATAGATAACAGCATGTGGAGATTCAACTTGCATGTGACGATAGTTGTTACGCTAAAGCTGCGTAACGGTTGCGTACAACCGTTGCGTACCATCGTTGCATGCGTATCTATCTGTATTCCGTATTCCGTATAGAAACTGAGGATTCGACTTGTCGCGAGAAATAGGGTCTCAGTTCCACCCGTGTTTACAGCCAGTTTACCTCTTGTGCTAGTAACGCATTcctaaatttttgttttacaccAATCGgaaatactttttctttttgcataCCTTTTTCTatcttaattttcaatattaaaaactaaaaaaatacacggtatacataaatatagcTGAACTAATAGAATAACAAAAAACGTTTCAATCATATTGAaccaaaaattaataaaggtGAGATATGTCCGCGAGATATGATTAGCTGGTCGCGTGTTGGGGAGCCCGGCGGAGGCGGAGGCGGAGGCGGCTCGTCTATAAAACGACGCGATAAGCGCAAAGAATTGATCCCGCTCATGTCGAACATGGTCGAAAACTATTAAGTGACACTAAAAAGGTCATAATTTTGTACTACCTAAAGcgagatttaattttatttcctatatATATTACGAACATATAACTTTACTTTCTTCGATTCATTTTTCGACTTTACTTTTCGAGATGTTCATAAAAATGCTTTTGCTAATTTTTATCTCAATGTGGGTTAGGTTTGGGTTATGTTCGGATTATGTTTACTTCTGAATATGACCatatctataataataaatgtgttTGTGCCGCGATATGGTCATATGTCTTATATTTCAACTTGTAAACAAGGGGGGGGGGGATAAGAAAGAAACTCAATTTGCTAGCTTAGCCATCCGAGAGCCACGAACACTTGTACATATAATATCAGCTTTTCGCAgataaatttttacgaatgcaatgcctgtatattttttatactaacAGTCAGGGTATTCTTCGTTATTATTCTTcttagtaaaaaatattaaagtataaaaagaaTTCGATCGTAAAACAAACACAATAACCATCAACAACAACCATCGTTGCTTGATCTCTGTCAAACATAGAAGCGCATGCAACTAAGATGTCAGTTGTACAACAAAAAGAACTCCATTAAAAGTACTCTATTCAATAGCCACTGCGTGATGCTAATACCAACAGACAAATAAACAAACAGGCAAAAAttaccaaaattattttcattttgagcctgttttgttttgttttgtattattttatcttttt
This genomic stretch from Bombus fervidus isolate BK054 chromosome 9, iyBomFerv1, whole genome shotgun sequence harbors:
- the Mrpl35 gene encoding mitochondrial ribosomal protein L35, whose product is MLRILSTAIRDIVLRASVVNVTSSLIPKQCPVTQCIQHRFFGAFSSTINKCNDVGNTKQKPIFGKIQVDSVVPPTVVTTTTPARTLTKYSRRKGKRKSVKAVLDRFYRLNWGIWIRTFAGRHRKLWKKSERKKYRLRQHVFCNATQSTMLDKMVTSYWKRPHYYVDDPYNPYHKREEFPFTRTKPRPL